Proteins co-encoded in one Dendropsophus ebraccatus isolate aDenEbr1 chromosome 9, aDenEbr1.pat, whole genome shotgun sequence genomic window:
- the LOC138801048 gene encoding golgin subfamily A member 6-like protein 22, with protein MSLYQQRREFHLQRGKVHQQCGKVHQQRGKVHQQQGEIHQQRGKVHQQQGEIHQQRGKVHQQQGEIHQQCGKVHQQQGEINQQRGKVHQQQGEIHQQCGKVHQQQGEIHQQQGEINQQQGEINQQQGEINQQQGEINQQQGEINQQRGKQRGKVHQQQGEIHQQCRKVHQQQGEIHQQRGKVHQQQGEIHQQCGKVHQQQGEIHQQQGEIHQQQGEIHQQQGEIHQQRGKVHQQQGEIHQQCGKVHQQQGEINQQRGKVHQQQGEIHQQCGKVHQQQGEIHQQQGEIHQQQGEINQQRGKQQGKVHQQQGEIHQQCGKVHQHQGEIHQQQGEIHQQQREINQQRGKVHQQRGKVHQQQGKVHQQQGEIHQQQGEIHQQQGEIHQQQGEIHQQQGEIHQQQGEIHQQRGKVHQQQGEIHQQCGKVHQQQGEIHQQCGKVHQQQGEIHQQCGKVHQQQGEIHQQQGEIHQQQGEVHQQQGEIHQQQGEIHQQQGEIHQQQGEIHQQQGEIHQQQGEIHQQQGEIHQQHRKVHQQQGEIHQQQGEIHQQQEEIHQQQGEIHQQQGEIHQQQGEIHQQQGEIHQQQGEVHQQQGEIHQQQGEIHQQQGEIHQQQGEIHQKQGEIHQQHRKVHQQHRKVH; from the exons ATGTCCCTCT ACCAGCAACGTAGAGAGTTCCATCTGCAACGCGGGAAAGTCCATCAGCAATGCGGGAAGGTCCATCAACAACGCGGGAAGGTCCATCAGCAACAAGGAGAGATCCATCAGCAACGCGGGAAAGTCCATCAGCAACAAGGAGAGATCCATCAGCAACGCGGGAAAGTCCATCAGCAACAAGGAGAGATCCATCAGCAATGCGGGAAAGTCCATCAGCAACAAGGAGAGATCAATCAGCAACGCGGGAAAGTCCATCAGCAACAAGGAGAGATCCATCAGCAATGCGGGAAGGTCCATCAGCAACAAGGAGAGATCCATCAGCAACAAGGAGAGATCAATCAGCAACAAGGAGAGATCAATCAGCAACAAGGAGAGATCAATCAGCAACAAGGAGAGATCAATCAGCAACAAGGAGAGATCAATCAGCAACGCGGGAAG CAACGCGGGAAAGTCCATCAGCAACAAGGAGAGATCCATCAGCAATGCAGGAAAGTCCATCAGCAACAAGGAGAGATCCATCAGCAACGCGGGAAAGTCCATCAGCAACAAGGAGAGATCCATCAGCAATGCGGGAAGGTCCATCAGCAACAAGGAGAGATCCATCAGCAACAAGGAGAGATCCATCAGCAACAAGGAGAGATCCATCAGCAACAAGGAGAGATCCATCAGCAACGCGGGAAAGTCCATCAGCAACAAGGAGAGATCCATCAGCAATGCGGGAAAGTCCATCAGCAACAAGGAGAGATCAATCAGCAACGCGGGAAAGTCCATCAGCAACAAGGAGAGATCCATCAGCAATGCGGGAAGGTCCATCAGCAACAAGGAGAGATCCATCAGCAACAAGGAGAGATCCATCAGCAACAAGGAGAGATCAATCAGCAACGCGGGAAG CAACAAGGGAAAGTCCATCAGCAACAAGGAGAGATCCATCAGCAATGCGGGAAGGTCCATCAGCACCAAGGAGAGATCCATCAGCAACAAGGAGAGATCCATCAGCAACAACGAGAGATCAATCAGCAACGCGGGAAGGTCCATCAGCAACGCGGGAAGGTCCACCAG CAACAAGGGAAAGTCCATCAGCAACAAGGAGAGATCCATCAGCAACAAGGAGAGATCCATCAGCAACAAGGAGAGATCCATCAGCAACAAGGAGAGATCCATCAGCAACAAGGAGAGATCCATCAGCAACAAGGAGAGATCCATCAGCAACGCGGGAAAGTCCATCAGCAACAAGGAGAGATCCATCAGCAATGCGGGAAAGTCCATCAGCAACAAGGAGAGATCCATCAGCAATGCGGGAAGGTCCATCAGCAACAAGGAGAGATCCATCAGCAATGCGGGAAGGTCCATCAGCAACAAGGAGAGATCCATCAGCAACAAGGAGAGATCCATCAGCAACAAGGAGAGGTCCATCAGCAACAAGGAGAGATCCATCAGCAACAAGGAGAGATCCATCAGCAACAAGGAGAGATCCATCAGCAACAAGGGGAGATCCATCAGCAACAAGGGGAGATCCATCAGCAACAAGGAGAGATCCATCAGCAACAAGGAGAGATCCATCAGCAACACAGGAAGGTCCATCAGCAACAAGGAGAGATCCATCAGCAACAAGGGGAGATCCATCAGCAACAAGAAGAGATCCATCAGCAACAAGGAGAGATCCATCAGCAACAAGGAGAGATCCATCAGCAACAAGGGGAGATCCATCAGCAACAAGGGGAGATCCATCAGCAACAAGGAGAGGTCCATCAGCAACAAGGAGAGATCCATCAGCAACAAGGAGAGATCCATCAGCAACAAGGAGAGATCCATCAGCAACAAGGAGAGATCCATCAGAAACAAGGGGAGATCCATCAGCAACACAGGAAGGTCCATCAGCAACACAGGAAGGTCCATTAG